From the Cryptomeria japonica unplaced genomic scaffold, Sugi_1.0 HiC_scaffold_313, whole genome shotgun sequence genome, one window contains:
- the LOC131070216 gene encoding protein pxr1-like, which produces MAASSEKTAPSNNRQGGGNNEIVEVYPIPISTKKRKRGEESKNERHTSSKGKEKQEKPTPASAAKKVRFQEEVTTETKEIDERENSILKRRKESSLVENDKKKDEGKEKHSSVEVLDHIHTKNMIEGCVKSMISEAKQEFGKENKSIMDAFQNKARQGNEKRKASASYKHRADMFDSLPCSHYIRSDMLEAPLNDFEIEELNEKWRQVQETELKARIGRAALMNEELQMRMARIRKESNDKSC; this is translated from the exons ATGGCGGCTTCTTCAGAGAAAACCGCGCCATCAAATAATAGGCAGGGCGGAGGGAACAATGAAATTGTTGAGGTTTATCCAATACCCATTTCAACGAAGAAGCGCAAGAGAGGAGAGGAGTCGAAAAATGAGAGGCATACAAGTAGCAAAGGCAAGGAGAAACAAGAAAAACCTACACCCGCCTCCGCTGCAAAGAAAGTCAGATTCCAAGAGGAGGTAACAACTgagaccaaagaaattgatgaaagGGAAAACAGCATTTTGAAAAGGAGAAAAGAGAGCAGTCTGGTGGAGAATGATAAAAAAAAAGATGAAGGGAAAGAAAAACACTCAAGTGTTGAG GTGCTGGATCACATTCACACCAAGAATATGATTGAGGGGTGTGTGAAATCTATGATAAGTGAAGCAAAACAAGAATTTGGGAAAGAGAACAAGAGTATTATGGATGCCTTTCAAAATAAGGCGAGACAAGGAAATGAGAAGCGCAAAGCGTCAGCCTCTTACAAGCACAGGGCTGATATGTTTGATAGTTTACCTTGTTCTCATTACATAAGAAGCGATATGTTGGAAGCCCCACtgaatgattttgaaattgaagaactaAACGAGAAGTGGCGGCAGGTGCAAGAAACTGAGTTGAAAGCTAGGATTGGACGAGCTGCGTTAATGAATGAAGAACTGCAAATGAGGATGGCGCGAATTCGTAAGGAGTCGAATGATaaaagttgttag